The genomic stretch CAGCAACCTGACGATCCGCAACACCATGCGTTATACGAAGTCCACTCAGGACTACATCTGGACCCAGCCGGACGACAGCCAGGGCAACGTCGTCAACGGCATGGTGTGGCGCCGCACGAATACGCGTGCGAGCGACGTCTACAGCCTCGCGAACCAGACCGAACTGTTCGGCGAGTTCAAGACGGGCTTCATGAAGCACAGCTTCACCACCGGCCTCGAACTGTCGCGCGAAACCAGCGTGAACGATTCGTACAACGTGGCGGCGGCGAGCGGCGCGATCTGCAAGACCAAGGGTATCGGCGCGGCGTCGGGCTATAACTGCACGAGCCTGTGGTCGCCGAATCCGAACGACCCGTGGGCCGGATCGGTTAGCCAGGCGAACGATCCGAGCGAGCAGCGCACGGTCACCAAATCGCTATATGCGTTCGATACGATCGAATTCACCAGGCGCTGGCAAGCCAACGTTGGTTTGCGCGTCGACGATTATTCGACGGATTTCCGCAATACGGTCGCCAACGGCGGCAAGCGCACCTCGCGCGACGACACGCTGTTCAACTACCAGTTCGGCCTCGTCTTCAAACCGGCGTCGAACGGCAGCATCTATGCGTCGATTGCGACCTCGTCGACGCCGGCCGGCGCGCTGCTCGGCCAGGGCAGCGAAACGCAATCGCTGACACCGGGCCGCGGCGGCGTCGGTGCGAACGCCGATCAACTCGCGCCGGAAAAAAACCGCAGCTACGAAATCGGCACCAAGTGGAATGTGCTGAACAACCACCTGTCGCTGACGGGCGCGCTGTTCCAGATCGACACGACGAACGCGCGCGTCACGCTGCCGAACAACGAATACGCGATGGTAGGCAACAAGCGCGTACAGGGTTTCGAATTCGGCGTGGCCGGCCAGCTGACCAGCAAGTGGCAGGTGTTCGGCGGCTACACGTATATGAAGAGCGAGTTGCGCGACAACGGCAAAACCACCTCGGACAACGGCCACCAGTTCCCGAACACGCCGAAGAACAGCATCAGCCTGTGGACCCACTACGACGTGCTGCCGAAGTTCACGATCGGCGGTGGCGCGTTCTATATGTCGCAGGTGTACGGCGACACGGCGAATCTGCGCGCGGTGCCGTCGTACTGGCGCTTCGACGGCATGGCGACGTACCGGATCAACAAGAAGGTCGATCTGCAACTGAACGTGCAGAACATCTTCAACCGGACGTATTACGACCAGGCGTATCCGGCGCACTACGCGTCGATCGCTCCGGGACGTTCCGCGTTCCTGACGCTCAACGCGCGCTACTAAGTCACGGCCAGATGGAACACGTGACGTTGAAGGCGCTGGCTAGCGTGTCGCATGACGAGCTTGCCACGATTCTCTCCGGGCCGCCGGCCAAAGCGGCCGCATGGGTGGCGGCGGCCGCGCATAACGGCATTGTCGAGGCGCAGGCCGTGTATGGGCAGTATCTCCTCGACGGCCACGGTGTCGAACGCAACGCGGGGGAAGCGCTGACGTGGTTCAGGCACGCGGCGCGACGGGATCATCCGATGGCGATGAACATGCTGGGCCGCTGCTACGAACACGGCTGGGGAATCGCAGCATGCGCGCCGGTGGCCGTCTACTGGTACCGGCTCGCGGCACAGGCGGGGCTCGACTGGGGCATGTACAACTACGCGTCGGCGCTCGCGCTCGGCAACGGTATCGAGTGCGATCGCGCGCAGGCGTTGCAGTGGTTCCG from Paraburkholderia sp. IMGN_8 encodes the following:
- a CDS encoding TonB-dependent siderophore receptor; translation: MKLRSDEPKLGKISTTLCSMLAAGPALAQGTAGTPPPDKEGQLAPIAVQGQADDGFKTDHSASVKFTAPLIDTPKSVTVIPQELIQSTGAATLTEALRTVPGITFGAGEGGNPLGDRPFIRGYDAQGSTFVDGLRDIGATTREVFNIESVEVTKGSDGAYGGRGGAGGSINLITKTPHLGNSAAGSAGLGTDRYRRFTADGNWQMADHAAFRLNVMSHNNDVAGRDAVNNERWGIAPSFTYGLGTPTRVTASYYHLSTDDLPDSGIPYFYTTTNKPANVDTIYPANVDRHNFYGLIDRDFRKTTSDVGTVRIEHDINSNLTIRNTMRYTKSTQDYIWTQPDDSQGNVVNGMVWRRTNTRASDVYSLANQTELFGEFKTGFMKHSFTTGLELSRETSVNDSYNVAAASGAICKTKGIGAASGYNCTSLWSPNPNDPWAGSVSQANDPSEQRTVTKSLYAFDTIEFTRRWQANVGLRVDDYSTDFRNTVANGGKRTSRDDTLFNYQFGLVFKPASNGSIYASIATSSTPAGALLGQGSETQSLTPGRGGVGANADQLAPEKNRSYEIGTKWNVLNNHLSLTGALFQIDTTNARVTLPNNEYAMVGNKRVQGFEFGVAGQLTSKWQVFGGYTYMKSELRDNGKTTSDNGHQFPNTPKNSISLWTHYDVLPKFTIGGGAFYMSQVYGDTANLRAVPSYWRFDGMATYRINKKVDLQLNVQNIFNRTYYDQAYPAHYASIAPGRSAFLTLNARY
- a CDS encoding tetratricopeptide repeat protein, which gives rise to MEHVTLKALASVSHDELATILSGPPAKAAAWVAAAAHNGIVEAQAVYGQYLLDGHGVERNAGEALTWFRHAARRDHPMAMNMLGRCYEHGWGIAACAPVAVYWYRLAAQAGLDWGMYNYASALALGNGIECDRAQALQWFRRAADLGHVKSINFIGSFYEDGWEVDADTSIAFDYYRRAAQGGDFRGQFNYARLLAERGEIDAALGWLRRVPHTATAAFVAKMQAWLAASPVTAFRALAEDVRAAMNLTQESRA